ATTGCCATATTTTATTTTATCTTGAACTTCAGTCATTAAAAGAAACGATCATTGATATGAAAGTTCAAAAGCGTGTCGTTCAACTTACCTTGTTTACGGAAAATCAGGAAATTGAGAATGTTATACAAGCGTTTAAACCCTCTCTAGAAAAGGGGCTGCTAGAACTAAATTACCACCTATCTACAGTACGACATAAAGAAATTAAACCCTCTCAACCTGTCTATGCTCAATCAGAACGCCAACAAGCCCAAACGAGGCAAAAAGGAGGCTTCGATTTAAAAATATGAGTGAAACGAACAAGAGAAAAGAAGCGGTAGCTTTAAGTTATGATGAAGAGGAGTCAAGTGCCCCCAAGGTTGTTGCGAAAGGTAAGGGAGATATAGCAACAAATATTATTGAAAAAGCTCACAGTCATCAAGTTCCCATCCAAGAAGATCCTACCCTTGTAAAGTTGTTGGGTGAATTAGACATCAATGAGACGATCCCTGAAGAGTTATATCAAGCCGTAGCCGAAGTATTTGCTTATGTTTATCAATTAGATAAGCAGTTGAAAGCTAAATAATTACTTACAAGAAACACTCTGGTCTTTTTGTCAGAGTGCTTCTTTTTTTTGCAACAAGTCAATTTTTCTTTAAAAAATACTGAAATGTAATTCGTAGCTAAAAGAAAAAGTTAATATTTTTATTAACTTAAACAGCGAGAAAACAGCGAATTTTGTCGGTATATTCTTAATTTTTTTGGAGATACTGAATGAATTTGTAGACAATTCACACATATTTTTTATACAATGGTCATGCAGTGACATTTTGATGGGAGGATGGAACATGAACATTCATGAGTATCAAGGAAAAGAAATTTTACGTAGCTACGGCGTTGCCGTTCCTAACGGGACCGTTGCATTTTCTGTAGACGAAGCTGTAGAAGCCGCTAAAGGCTTAAGCACAGATGTATCTGTCGTAAAGGCACAAATCCACGCAGGAGGTCGCGGAAAAGCTGGTGGAGTTAAAGTTGCCAAAAATATAGATGAAGTCCGTACATACGCTGATGAAATTTTAGGCAAGCAGCTTGTGACTCATCAAACGGGTCCTGAAGGGAAAGAAGTTAAGCGCTTACTCATCGAAGAAGGCTGTGATATTCAAAAAGAATATTACGTAGGGATTGTATTAGACCGTGCCACTTCTCGTGTAACGATGATGGCTTCAGAAGAAGGCGGTACTGAAATCGAAGAAGTTGCCGCAGAAACGCCGGAGAAAATTTTCAAAGAAGTGATTGATCCGGTAGCAGGTTTAATGCCTTATCAAGCACGTCGTTTAGCTTTTAACATTAACATCCCTGATGAACTATTAGGGAAAGCAGTTAAATTTATGATGGGTCTTTATCAAGTATTTGTTGAAAAAGATTGTTCAATTGCAGAGATTAACCCATTAGTTACAACAGGTGATGGCCAGGTGATGGCGTTAGATGCGAAGTTAAACTTTGATGATAACGCTTTATTCCGCCAAAAAGATGTATTTGAACTTCGTGATTTAGATGAAGAAGATCCAAAAGAAATTGAAGCTTCTAAATACGATCTAAGCTACATTGCTTTAGATGGTAACATCGGCTGCATGGTTAATGGAGCAGGCCTTGCTATGGCGACAATGGATACTATTAAACACTACGGCGGCGAACCCGCTAACTTCCTTGACGTTGGGGGAGGCGCTACAACTGAAAAGGTAACAGAAGCTTTCAAAATCATTTTGTCCGACAATAGTGTAAAAGGAATTCTTGTGAATATCTTCGGCGGAATTATGAAGTGTGACGTCATTGCTGAAGGTGTCGTTGCAGCAACGAAAGAAGTTGGGCTTGAAATTCCACTCGTAGTTCGTCTAGAAGGAACAAACGTTGAACAAGGTAAGAAGATCCTTGATGAATCAGGTCTGAATATCGTTGCATCAGAATCTATGGCTGAAGCAGCACAGAAAATTGTAGAACTAGTAAAATAAGAAAGGACGGACGAAAATGAGTGTATATATTAATAAAGATACAAAAGTAATTGTGCAAGGTATTACAGGGTCTACTGCCCTTTTCCATACGAAACAAATGCTTGAGTACGGTACCCAGATCGTAGGTGGGGTAACTCCTAAAAAAGGCGGAACTGAAGTCGAAGGAGTACCTGTCTTTAATACGGTAGAAGAAGCTACTGAACAAACTGGAGCTACGGCATCCGTTGTGTATGTACCAGCTGCTTTCGCTGCTGATGCAATCATGGAGGCTGTTGATGCTGAGCTTGACTTAGTGATTTGTATTACAGAGCATATCCCGGTTATTGATATGGTAAAAGTGAAGCGTTATATGGAAGGTAAGAAAACTCGTCTAGTTGGACCAAACTGTCCTGGAGTTATTACACCAGAAGAATGTAAGATTGGTATTATGCCAGGTTACATTCATAAAAAAGGACATATTGGTGTAGTATCAAGAAGTGGAACGTTAACATATGAAGCGGTACATCAGCTTTCAGAAGCTGGTATCGGTCAATCGACAGCAGTAGGAATCGGTGGGGACCCAGTAAACGGTACAGATTTCATTGATGTCTTGCAAGCTTTTCAGGATGACCCAGATACCCATGGTGTGATTATGATAGGTGAAATTGGCGGCACAGCCGAAGAGGAAGCTGCTCAGTTTGTTAAAGAAAATATGGATAAGCCAGTTGTCGGCTTTATCGGTGGTCGCACTGCACCTCCAGGAAAACGTATGGGACACGCAGGTGCCATTATTTCTGGTGGTAAAGGGACTGCAGAAGAAAAAATTAAAGTTATGAATGAGTGCGGCATACAAGTAGCCGAAACACCGGCTGTAATGGGTGAAACGCTCATCAATGTATTAAAAGAAAATAACATTTACGATAAATGCAAGACTCACTAAAGTTTAATTAAAGGTGCTCCTTTCTACAGGGGCACCTTTTCCCCTATCAAGGAAAAGGATGTGTACACGTGGATCCAAAATCATTGCGTTTAGCTCTTCTTCATCAAACAAAAGGGACAAGTCGCTCATTGATTCGTACCTTCTTACAAGTAGATTCAACCCTTCAATTTGTCTTCTCCCTCTCCCTTCACGATCTAACCTCAACATTTAAATTATCCCCTAAAAGAGCCAAAACTTTCTTAGATCATCTTCATTCATCGACGAATCGCAAGCAGCTTTTAAAGAACCTTTCAGATAGCGTTATTCTGCCTATTTGGCATTCTGACTACCCACTTTCTTTACGCTCCGTCCCAGACGCCCCCTTACTTCTGTATGCTAAGGGGAACTTAAACCTTTTGAAACAAGAAGCGTACATTAGTATAGTAGGAACTCGTAAATGTTCCAACAACGCTAAAGCAAAAGTAAAAAAAGTACTACCGCCTTTAATCGATCATGGTTTTACAGTGATAAGTGGTATGGCCGATGGAATTGACTCCTACGCTCATGAAATAACGAATGAATTAGGTGGCAGCACCATTGGGGTATTAGGTTTTGGTTTCGATCATTGTTACCCTGAGCACAACCGATCTCTGATGGAAACACTAGCTCACCGCCATCTCCTCCTATCTGAATACGCTCCCCATACACCCCCAAAGAAATGGCACTTCCCAGAACGAAATCGAGTGATAAGTGGTATGAGCTTTGGCACCTTGGTAGTAGAGGCAAAAGAACGAAGTGGAACGTTAATTACAGTGGATCAAGCTTTAGAACAGGGAAGAGAGGTATTCGCACTACCAGGCTCGGTGTTAGATGATTTTTCCAGTGGATGTCATAAAATGATTCAAGATGGTGCGAAATTAGTTCAAAATGCCTATGATATTCTAGAAGAATGGAATGGATTGAAGCGAAATTAGTGTCGAAATCTGTTATAAAATCTATATTTTCTACTTTTTCTACTGGTTTCGTTTCTATAATTTGTTTGACAAATGAATAAGAAGTATTTAATAATAGGGAAGATTTAATTTAAAACAAACGTTTACACATAAAATATATGAAATAAAAGAATAACCTCATCTAGGAGGATACTATATGGCAGATTATCTTGTTATTGTAGAATCACCAGCAAAAGCAAAAACAATTGAAAAATATTTAGGAAAAAAGTACACGGTAAAAGCATCTATGGGTCATGTAATTGACTTGCCTAAAAGTCAAATGGGTGTAGATGTAGAAGAAGATTATAAACCTAAATACATTACCATCAGAGGGAAAGGCCCTGTATTGAAAGAAATTAAAACAGCTGCAAAAAAGGCTAAAAAAGTCTATCTCGCAGCCGACCCCGATAGAGAAGGGGAAGCCATTGCCTGGCACTTAGCTCACAGTTTAAACATGGATGAGACATCCCAGTGTCGAGTTGTATTTAATGAGATTACAAAGGATGCAATTAAAGAATCCTTTAAGCATCCACGTACGATCGACATGGATTTAGTTAATGCTCAGCAAGCAAGACGCGTATTAGATCGTTTAGTCGGTTACAATATCAGCCCGTTATTATGGAAAAAGGTCAAAAAAGGCCTTAGTGCAGGTCGGGTACAATCCGTAGCTGTCAAAATGATTATGGACCGTGAAAATGAAATTAAAAGCTTCGAACCTGAAGAGTACTGGTCCATTGATGGTAGCTTTGTCAAGGATGCTGAACAATTTGAAGGAGCTTTCTATGGAATAGATGGAAAGAAACAAAAGCTCAGTTCCAAAGAAGAAGTGGATAACATCCTCACCCAAATGAGCGGGGAAGATTTCAGAGTGGATAAGGTGAATAAAAGAGAACGTCGTCGTAATCCAGCTTCCCCTTTTACTACATCATCTCTACAACAAGAAGCAGCACGAAAATTAAATTTCCGAGCAAAGAAAACGATGATGTTAGCACAGCAATTATATGAAGGGATTCAGCTTAGCAAAAAAGAAGGTACAGTAGGTTTGATCACCTATATGCGTACAGACTCTACTCGTATTTCCCAAACGGCGAAGGATGAGGCTGCTGGGTATATTGAAGAGCAATACGGAAAAGATTACCTTGGATCAGGAAACCAAAAGAAATCACAGAAATCTCAAAACGCTCAAGATGCACACGAAGCTATCCGCCCTACCTCTTCGTTACGTACACCTAAGGCTATGAAAGAATATTTATCAAGAGATCAGTATCGCTTGTATAAACTAATTTGGGAGCGGTTCGTAGCGAGTCAAATGGCTTCCGCAGTTCTTGATACGATGACCGTTCATCTACTGAATGAAGGTGTAGAGTTCAGAGCCACAGGTTCAAAAGTTAAGTTTAAAGGGTTTATGCGTGTCTATGTCGAGGGCAATGATGATAATAAGAAAGAAGAAGATAAAATTCTACCAGATATGGAAGAAGGGACAACGGTTAAGGCTGACACTATTCAACCGAATCAACATTTCACTCAGCCACCTCCACGCTACACTGAGGCCCGTCTTGTACGAACATTGGAAGAAATGGGAATTGGGCGTCCGTCCACTTATGCTCCTACCCTGGACACGATTCAGCGAAGAGGATATGTTAGTTTAGATAATAAACGGTTTGTCCCTACTGAACTAGGTGAAATCGTGATCGAATTGTTGAAAGAGTATTTCCCTGAAATCATTAATGTTGATTTCACCGTTCAAATGGAAGGCAATCTTGACGCGGTTGAAGAAGGCAATAAAGAGTGGGTCCAAATCATCGATGATTTCTATAAAGACTTTGAAAAGCGCCTCACCACTGCCGAGAAAGAGATGGAAGAAATCGAGATTAAAGATGAACCAGCCGGAATTGATTGCGAGGAATGTGGTCATGAAATGGTTTATAAAATGGGGCGATATGGTAAGTTTCTGGCGTGCTCCAACTTTCCGGAGTGTCGAAATACGAAACCTATCCTGAAAGAAATCGGGGTAAAATGCCCACGTTGTAAAGAAGGGAACGTTGTGGAGCGTAAAAGCAAAAAGAAACGTACCTTTTATGGCTGTGATCGATATCCTGAGTGTGAATTCATCTCTTGGGATAAGCCGATCAGTCGACCATGTCCTAAGTGCGATTCCATGCTAGTAGAAAAGAAAGCGAAAAAAGGAACGCAAGTACAGTGTTCAGAATGTGACTATAAAGAAGAACTCCAGCAGTAAGCATAAGGGGCTAGCCCCTTATGCTTTTTTTGATCTTCTCAAGTTCTCTTTATATTTTGTTAATCATTCCTTCACATAATTTTAATTGACACTAGTAACCCAGCAAGCTATAATCGTTGAGTGGTAAGGGAATATACTTGACAGAAATTAGTATATTTGCTCTTCAGCTTGGAAATGCTAGCAATGATATTTTATACTGAATTAGGAACAATTCAGAATTTTGTTACAATTAAGTAAAATTGATTGCATAAGGTATATTAACTGTGTTAATATTTAAGCGCCTTATGTGAGGTGAGCAGATGGATAATAACCAGCGTCAAATAGACTTATTTACGGAATACTTACAAATTGAAAAGAATGCTTCATCATATACGATCCACTTTTACCAAAGTGATCTCTATTCCTTTCGTGAATTCTTAAAAAGAGAAGGGGGTCTATGTTGGAGAGAAGTGGATTATCCCATTATTAGAGTCTTTTTAACAGAACTCTATGACCAGAAGCTCTCTCGGAGATCTGTATCGAGAAAGCTTTCAAGTTTGCGATCGTTTTATCGTTTCTTAGAAAGGGAAGGACTTGTAGAGTCGAATCCTTTCTTAAATGTGTCACTACCAAAACAAGAAAACCCTATCCCTTCTTTTCTATATGAAGAGGAGCTAGAGAAGTTATTTCAGGTAAGTAATACTGAGGAACCACTTGGTCAGAGAAATCAGGCTTTACTTGAGTTGTTGTATGCGACAGGCATGCGTGTGAGTGAATGCGTCTCCTGTACTCTTGCTGATATAGACCTTGAGCTAGGTACAATCCTTGTTAGAGGTAAGGGTAGAAAGGAAAGATACATTCCATTTGGGAGCTTTGCTAAAGAAGCTTTAAGATACTACATTTATAATGGAAGAAACTCGTTAATACAGAAGTCTGGAACTGAAACAGAAGCCATTTGGTTAAACGCTAAAGGAACTCCTTTAACAGATCGCGGAGTACGATCCGTCTTAAGTAAAATGGTAGAGAAGGCTGCTTTAACCATACATGTCCATCCTCATATGCTGAGACATTCTTTTGCCACGCATATGTTAAATGAAGGGGCAGATTTACGCTCTGTGCAAGAACTGTTAGGGCATGAGCACCTTACTTCTACTCAAATTTATACACACGTAACAAAAGATCATTTAAAAAAGATCTATATGAATAGCCATCCAAGAGCAGGCAAGGATGAATAATTGGAATGAGGTGGAGTTTTTGGAACAACAATTTCATGCAACCACAATTTTCGCTGTTCAACATAATGGACAATGCGCGATGAGCGGTGATGGGCAAGTTACATTTGGAAATGCAGTTGTAATGAAACATAAAGCAAAGAAAGTTCGTAGATTATTTAAGGGGCAAGTCCTTGCTGGATTTGCAGGATCCGTAGCTGATGCTTTTACGTTGTTTGAGAAATTCGAGGCAAAGCTTGAGGCGTATAATGGAAACTTGGCACGTGCAGCTGTAGAGCTAGCAAAAGAGTGGCGAAGTGATAAAGTACTACGCAAACTTGAAGCGATGTTAATTGTTATGAACAAAGACGACCTATTTCTAGTTTCAGGTACAGGTGAAGTGATTGAACCAGATGATGGAGTAATTGCAATTGGGTCTGGAGGTCATTATGCACTAAGTGCAGGCCGAGCTCTAAAACGTTACGCACCTGAGAAAAATGCAGAAGAGATTGCTAAAGCAGCATTGGAAATAGCAGGCGAAATTTGTGTATATACGAATAGTGAAATCGTATTAGAAGTGCTCGAGGACTAAGGGAGGTCTTTATCGATGAGTGAAAACTTAACGCCAAGACAAATTGTTGAACGCTTAGATCAATATATCATTGGTCAGAATAATGCTAAGAAAGCAGTAGCAGTTGCGCTTCGTAATCGGTACCGTCGTATGCAATTGGATGATAAATTAAAAGATGAAATCGTACCTAAGAATATCTTGATGATGGGACCTACAGGAGTAGGGAAAACGGAAATCGCCCGTAGGCTAGCCAAACTTGTAGGCGCTCCTTTCGTAAAAGTTGAAGCTACGAAATTTACAGAAGTAGGTTACGTGGGTCGTGACGTTGAATCCATGGTTAGAGACCTTATGGAAACGGCTGTCCGTATGGTGAAAGAAGAAAAGATGGAGCAGGTTAAAAGTAAAGCTGAAGAGCGAGCGAATCAACGCATTGTTG
The nucleotide sequence above comes from Pontibacillus chungwhensis. Encoded proteins:
- a CDS encoding EscU/YscU/HrcU family type III secretion system export apparatus switch protein yields the protein MSETNKRKEAVALSYDEEESSAPKVVAKGKGDIATNIIEKAHSHQVPIQEDPTLVKLLGELDINETIPEELYQAVAEVFAYVYQLDKQLKAK
- the sucC gene encoding ADP-forming succinate--CoA ligase subunit beta yields the protein MNIHEYQGKEILRSYGVAVPNGTVAFSVDEAVEAAKGLSTDVSVVKAQIHAGGRGKAGGVKVAKNIDEVRTYADEILGKQLVTHQTGPEGKEVKRLLIEEGCDIQKEYYVGIVLDRATSRVTMMASEEGGTEIEEVAAETPEKIFKEVIDPVAGLMPYQARRLAFNINIPDELLGKAVKFMMGLYQVFVEKDCSIAEINPLVTTGDGQVMALDAKLNFDDNALFRQKDVFELRDLDEEDPKEIEASKYDLSYIALDGNIGCMVNGAGLAMATMDTIKHYGGEPANFLDVGGGATTEKVTEAFKIILSDNSVKGILVNIFGGIMKCDVIAEGVVAATKEVGLEIPLVVRLEGTNVEQGKKILDESGLNIVASESMAEAAQKIVELVK
- the sucD gene encoding succinate--CoA ligase subunit alpha — its product is MSVYINKDTKVIVQGITGSTALFHTKQMLEYGTQIVGGVTPKKGGTEVEGVPVFNTVEEATEQTGATASVVYVPAAFAADAIMEAVDAELDLVICITEHIPVIDMVKVKRYMEGKKTRLVGPNCPGVITPEECKIGIMPGYIHKKGHIGVVSRSGTLTYEAVHQLSEAGIGQSTAVGIGGDPVNGTDFIDVLQAFQDDPDTHGVIMIGEIGGTAEEEAAQFVKENMDKPVVGFIGGRTAPPGKRMGHAGAIISGGKGTAEEKIKVMNECGIQVAETPAVMGETLINVLKENNIYDKCKTH
- the dprA gene encoding DNA-processing protein DprA, whose product is MDPKSLRLALLHQTKGTSRSLIRTFLQVDSTLQFVFSLSLHDLTSTFKLSPKRAKTFLDHLHSSTNRKQLLKNLSDSVILPIWHSDYPLSLRSVPDAPLLLYAKGNLNLLKQEAYISIVGTRKCSNNAKAKVKKVLPPLIDHGFTVISGMADGIDSYAHEITNELGGSTIGVLGFGFDHCYPEHNRSLMETLAHRHLLLSEYAPHTPPKKWHFPERNRVISGMSFGTLVVEAKERSGTLITVDQALEQGREVFALPGSVLDDFSSGCHKMIQDGAKLVQNAYDILEEWNGLKRN
- the topA gene encoding type I DNA topoisomerase — its product is MADYLVIVESPAKAKTIEKYLGKKYTVKASMGHVIDLPKSQMGVDVEEDYKPKYITIRGKGPVLKEIKTAAKKAKKVYLAADPDREGEAIAWHLAHSLNMDETSQCRVVFNEITKDAIKESFKHPRTIDMDLVNAQQARRVLDRLVGYNISPLLWKKVKKGLSAGRVQSVAVKMIMDRENEIKSFEPEEYWSIDGSFVKDAEQFEGAFYGIDGKKQKLSSKEEVDNILTQMSGEDFRVDKVNKRERRRNPASPFTTSSLQQEAARKLNFRAKKTMMLAQQLYEGIQLSKKEGTVGLITYMRTDSTRISQTAKDEAAGYIEEQYGKDYLGSGNQKKSQKSQNAQDAHEAIRPTSSLRTPKAMKEYLSRDQYRLYKLIWERFVASQMASAVLDTMTVHLLNEGVEFRATGSKVKFKGFMRVYVEGNDDNKKEEDKILPDMEEGTTVKADTIQPNQHFTQPPPRYTEARLVRTLEEMGIGRPSTYAPTLDTIQRRGYVSLDNKRFVPTELGEIVIELLKEYFPEIINVDFTVQMEGNLDAVEEGNKEWVQIIDDFYKDFEKRLTTAEKEMEEIEIKDEPAGIDCEECGHEMVYKMGRYGKFLACSNFPECRNTKPILKEIGVKCPRCKEGNVVERKSKKKRTFYGCDRYPECEFISWDKPISRPCPKCDSMLVEKKAKKGTQVQCSECDYKEELQQ
- the xerC gene encoding tyrosine recombinase XerC, whose translation is MDNNQRQIDLFTEYLQIEKNASSYTIHFYQSDLYSFREFLKREGGLCWREVDYPIIRVFLTELYDQKLSRRSVSRKLSSLRSFYRFLEREGLVESNPFLNVSLPKQENPIPSFLYEEELEKLFQVSNTEEPLGQRNQALLELLYATGMRVSECVSCTLADIDLELGTILVRGKGRKERYIPFGSFAKEALRYYIYNGRNSLIQKSGTETEAIWLNAKGTPLTDRGVRSVLSKMVEKAALTIHVHPHMLRHSFATHMLNEGADLRSVQELLGHEHLTSTQIYTHVTKDHLKKIYMNSHPRAGKDE
- the hslV gene encoding ATP-dependent protease subunit HslV, with protein sequence MNNWNEVEFLEQQFHATTIFAVQHNGQCAMSGDGQVTFGNAVVMKHKAKKVRRLFKGQVLAGFAGSVADAFTLFEKFEAKLEAYNGNLARAAVELAKEWRSDKVLRKLEAMLIVMNKDDLFLVSGTGEVIEPDDGVIAIGSGGHYALSAGRALKRYAPEKNAEEIAKAALEIAGEICVYTNSEIVLEVLED